A genomic window from Motacilla alba alba isolate MOTALB_02 chromosome 2, Motacilla_alba_V1.0_pri, whole genome shotgun sequence includes:
- the CRYGN gene encoding gamma-crystallin N isoform X3 has protein sequence MSQYSGKITFYEGRCFTGRKLDVCGSCNSFQDQGFLNRVNSICVQSGAWVCFDHPDFRGQQYILEHGEYPDFYRWNGRSDHLGSCRPIGMHGEHYRIEIFEGSHFRGPSLELTEDCSFLQGQGWDKTCINALKVYGDGANICFHFKIHGWCHALIKSCCLRFVEVVVPAGSDDGSSGNMAMETNITLGMVHGGCCTRSPTTEAACTWWSAASSAASTSGRRAAPASSPSGESSTTSS, from the exons ATGTCTCAATACTCAGGAAAA aTCACTTTCTACGAAGGCAGATGCTTCACAGGCAGGAAGCTGGACGTCTGTGGCAGCTGCAACAGCTTCCAGGACCAAGGTTTCCTCAACCGGGTCAACTCCATCTGCGTCCAGAGCGGAGCCTGGGTGTGCTTCGACCACCCCGACTTCCGAGGGCAGCAGTACATCCTGGAGCACGGCGAGTATCCCGACTTCTACCGCTGGAATGGGCGCAGCGACCACCTGGGCTCCTGCCGGCCCATCGGGATG CACGGCGAGCATTACAGGATCGAAATATTCGAGGGGAGCCATTTTAGGggtcccagcctggagctgacaGAAGAttgctccttcctgcagggacaAGGCTGGGACAAGACCTGCATCAATGCCCTCAAAGTGTACGGCGACGGCGC aaatatttgtttccatttcaaaatCCATGGCTGGTGTCATGCGCTGATAAAAAGTTGCTGCCTGCGCTTTGTGGAGGTGGTTGTGCCCGCGGGAAGTGATGATGGATCATCTGGAAACATGGCAATGGAGACAAACATCACCCTTGGCATGGTGCATG GTGGGTGCTGTACGAGGAGCCCAACTACCGAGGCCGCATGTACGTGGTGGAGCGCGGCGAGTTCAGCAGCTTCAACGAGTGGCAGGCGCGCAGCGCCAGCGTCCAGTCCATCAGGAGAGTCGTCAACTACTTCTAGCTGA
- the CRYGN gene encoding gamma-crystallin N isoform X4 yields MSQYSGKITFYEGRCFTGRKLDVCGSCNSFQDQGFLNRVNSICVQSGAWVCFDHPDFRGQQYILEHGEYPDFYRWNGRSDHLGSCRPIGMHGEHYRIEIFEGSHFRGPSLELTEDCSFLQGQGWDKTCINALKVYGDGAWVLYEEPNYRGRMYVVERGEFSSFNEWQARSASVQSIRRVVNYF; encoded by the exons ATGTCTCAATACTCAGGAAAA aTCACTTTCTACGAAGGCAGATGCTTCACAGGCAGGAAGCTGGACGTCTGTGGCAGCTGCAACAGCTTCCAGGACCAAGGTTTCCTCAACCGGGTCAACTCCATCTGCGTCCAGAGCGGAGCCTGGGTGTGCTTCGACCACCCCGACTTCCGAGGGCAGCAGTACATCCTGGAGCACGGCGAGTATCCCGACTTCTACCGCTGGAATGGGCGCAGCGACCACCTGGGCTCCTGCCGGCCCATCGGGATG CACGGCGAGCATTACAGGATCGAAATATTCGAGGGGAGCCATTTTAGGggtcccagcctggagctgacaGAAGAttgctccttcctgcagggacaAGGCTGGGACAAGACCTGCATCAATGCCCTCAAAGTGTACGGCGACGGCGC GTGGGTGCTGTACGAGGAGCCCAACTACCGAGGCCGCATGTACGTGGTGGAGCGCGGCGAGTTCAGCAGCTTCAACGAGTGGCAGGCGCGCAGCGCCAGCGTCCAGTCCATCAGGAGAGTCGTCAACTACTTCTAG
- the CRYGN gene encoding gamma-crystallin N isoform X2 — protein MHGEHYRIEIFEGSHFRGPSLELTEDCSFLQGQGWDKTCINALKVYGDGANICFHFKIHGWCHALIKSCCLRFVEVVVPAGSDDGSSGNMAMETNITLGMVHGGCCTRSPTTEAACTWWSAASSAASTSGRRAAPASSPSGESSTTSS, from the exons ATG CACGGCGAGCATTACAGGATCGAAATATTCGAGGGGAGCCATTTTAGGggtcccagcctggagctgacaGAAGAttgctccttcctgcagggacaAGGCTGGGACAAGACCTGCATCAATGCCCTCAAAGTGTACGGCGACGGCGC aaatatttgtttccatttcaaaatCCATGGCTGGTGTCATGCGCTGATAAAAAGTTGCTGCCTGCGCTTTGTGGAGGTGGTTGTGCCCGCGGGAAGTGATGATGGATCATCTGGAAACATGGCAATGGAGACAAACATCACCCTTGGCATGGTGCATG GTGGGTGCTGTACGAGGAGCCCAACTACCGAGGCCGCATGTACGTGGTGGAGCGCGGCGAGTTCAGCAGCTTCAACGAGTGGCAGGCGCGCAGCGCCAGCGTCCAGTCCATCAGGAGAGTCGTCAACTACTTCTAGCTGA
- the CRYGN gene encoding gamma-crystallin N isoform X1 codes for MSQYSGKITFYEGRCFTGRKLDVCGSCNSFQDQGFLNRVNSICVQSGAWVCFDHPDFRGQQYILEHGEYPDFYRWNGRSDHLGSCRPIGMHGEHYRIEIFEGSHFRGPSLELTEDCSFLQGQGWDKTCINALKVYGDGACCLRFVEVVVPAGSDDGSSGNMAMETNITLGMVHGGCCTRSPTTEAACTWWSAASSAASTSGRRAAPASSPSGESSTTSS; via the exons ATGTCTCAATACTCAGGAAAA aTCACTTTCTACGAAGGCAGATGCTTCACAGGCAGGAAGCTGGACGTCTGTGGCAGCTGCAACAGCTTCCAGGACCAAGGTTTCCTCAACCGGGTCAACTCCATCTGCGTCCAGAGCGGAGCCTGGGTGTGCTTCGACCACCCCGACTTCCGAGGGCAGCAGTACATCCTGGAGCACGGCGAGTATCCCGACTTCTACCGCTGGAATGGGCGCAGCGACCACCTGGGCTCCTGCCGGCCCATCGGGATG CACGGCGAGCATTACAGGATCGAAATATTCGAGGGGAGCCATTTTAGGggtcccagcctggagctgacaGAAGAttgctccttcctgcagggacaAGGCTGGGACAAGACCTGCATCAATGCCCTCAAAGTGTACGGCGACGGCGC TTGCTGCCTGCGCTTTGTGGAGGTGGTTGTGCCCGCGGGAAGTGATGATGGATCATCTGGAAACATGGCAATGGAGACAAACATCACCCTTGGCATGGTGCATG GTGGGTGCTGTACGAGGAGCCCAACTACCGAGGCCGCATGTACGTGGTGGAGCGCGGCGAGTTCAGCAGCTTCAACGAGTGGCAGGCGCGCAGCGCCAGCGTCCAGTCCATCAGGAGAGTCGTCAACTACTTCTAGCTGA